A genome region from Labilibaculum antarcticum includes the following:
- the ffh gene encoding signal recognition particle protein: protein MFENLNERLERSFQLLKGQGKITEINVAETLKDVRRALLDADVNFTIAKSFTNTVKEKALGQNVLTALKPNQLMVKIVHDELAELMGSTQVDINIEGKPSVILIAGLQGSGKTTFSGKLALLLKTKRAKNPLLVACDVYRPAAIDQLKVLGEQIGVPVFADIESKNPVKIAKDAIKQAKANGNDLVIVDTAGRLAIDEEMMKEIEAVKKAIEPSEILFVVDSMTGQDAVNTAKEFNDRLDFDGVVLTKLDGDTRGGAALSIRSIVNKPIKFVGTGEKMEALDVFHPSRMADRILGMGDIVSLVERAQDQFDADEARKLQKKIAKNQFNFNDFLSQISQIKKMGNLKDLASMIPGVGKALKNVDIDDDAFKGVEAIIFSMTPAERETPTLINGSRRKRIADGSGSTIQDVNRLIKQFDETRKLMKMMTKGGNMSQMMGNMGGRR from the coding sequence ATGTTTGAAAATCTTAACGAAAGACTTGAGCGATCCTTCCAATTATTAAAGGGGCAAGGAAAAATTACTGAAATCAATGTTGCAGAGACACTGAAAGATGTGAGACGTGCCCTTTTGGATGCCGATGTAAACTTTACTATAGCCAAGTCCTTTACTAATACTGTAAAAGAAAAAGCATTAGGACAGAATGTACTAACCGCATTGAAGCCAAACCAGTTAATGGTGAAAATAGTTCACGATGAACTGGCTGAATTAATGGGGAGTACACAGGTTGATATCAATATTGAGGGAAAACCTTCCGTAATATTAATTGCTGGTTTGCAAGGTTCGGGTAAAACCACCTTCTCAGGTAAACTGGCACTTCTTCTGAAAACAAAACGGGCTAAGAATCCATTGTTGGTTGCTTGTGATGTGTATCGTCCTGCAGCTATCGATCAGTTGAAAGTACTGGGAGAGCAAATTGGAGTTCCTGTATTTGCAGATATTGAAAGCAAGAATCCTGTTAAGATTGCTAAGGATGCGATTAAACAGGCTAAAGCCAATGGAAATGATTTGGTAATTGTCGATACTGCTGGTCGTTTGGCTATCGATGAGGAAATGATGAAGGAAATTGAAGCTGTTAAAAAAGCGATTGAGCCTTCTGAAATTCTGTTTGTTGTCGATTCAATGACGGGTCAGGATGCCGTTAATACTGCTAAGGAATTTAACGATCGTTTGGATTTTGATGGTGTGGTATTAACCAAATTAGATGGTGATACACGAGGTGGAGCGGCTCTTTCTATTCGCTCAATTGTTAATAAGCCAATCAAATTTGTAGGTACTGGTGAGAAAATGGAAGCTCTTGATGTTTTCCATCCAAGCCGTATGGCCGATCGTATTTTGGGTATGGGTGATATTGTTTCGCTTGTAGAACGTGCTCAGGACCAATTTGATGCTGATGAGGCTAGGAAACTTCAGAAGAAAATTGCCAAGAATCAATTTAATTTCAACGATTTCCTATCTCAGATCTCTCAGATCAAGAAAATGGGTAATTTGAAAGATTTGGCTTCTATGATTCCAGGCGTGGGAAAAGCATTGAAAAATGTAGATATTGATGATGATGCTTTTAAAGGTGTTGAAGCGATTATCTTTTCGATGACTCCGGCAGAGAGAGAGACTCCTACACTAATTAACGGATCAAGAAGAAAGCGAATTGCCGATGGTAGTGGATCTACTATTCAGGACGTGAATCGTTTGATCAAACAATTCGATGAGACACGAAAATTAATGAAAATGATGACTAAAGGTGGAAATATGTCCCAAATGATGGGGAATATGGGAGGCCGAAGATAA
- a CDS encoding bifunctional 5,10-methylenetetrahydrofolate dehydrogenase/5,10-methenyltetrahydrofolate cyclohydrolase: protein MELIDGKKISNEVKQEIAAEVEIIKQAGGKTPHLAAMIVGHDGASETYVAAKVKACHMVGFKSSEFRFEEDITEEELLAEIRKINDNDDIDGLIVQLPIPKHISESKVIETIRPEKDVDGFHPMNVGKMVSSLPTYLPATPAGIVELMKRYKIQTSGKSCVVIGRSNIVGTPMSVLMSRKAEYGDCTVTLCHSRTKNIADITRQADIVIVAIGMKEFLTGDMVKEGAVVIDVGIHRVKSDKTKSGWKLLGDVKFDEVAPKASFITPVPGGVGPMTIVSLLQNTLLAAKKAIYK, encoded by the coding sequence ATGGAATTAATCGACGGAAAAAAAATATCGAATGAGGTGAAGCAAGAGATTGCTGCCGAGGTGGAAATAATCAAACAAGCTGGAGGAAAAACTCCTCATTTGGCCGCAATGATTGTTGGACACGACGGAGCCAGTGAAACTTATGTGGCTGCAAAAGTGAAAGCTTGTCATATGGTTGGTTTTAAATCTTCAGAGTTTCGTTTCGAAGAGGATATTACAGAGGAAGAATTGCTTGCTGAAATTAGAAAGATAAATGATAATGATGACATCGATGGATTGATTGTTCAGTTGCCAATACCAAAACATATTTCAGAATCGAAAGTGATTGAAACCATTCGTCCGGAAAAGGATGTTGATGGATTTCATCCTATGAATGTTGGTAAAATGGTGTCAAGTCTTCCAACCTATCTTCCTGCAACTCCAGCCGGAATTGTAGAGTTGATGAAGAGATATAAAATTCAAACATCAGGTAAAAGCTGTGTTGTTATTGGTCGAAGCAACATTGTAGGAACACCCATGAGCGTTTTAATGTCGCGTAAAGCGGAGTATGGTGATTGTACGGTAACTCTTTGCCATAGCAGAACCAAGAATATTGCCGATATCACCCGTCAGGCGGATATCGTGATAGTTGCTATTGGAATGAAAGAGTTTCTAACAGGCGATATGGTTAAAGAAGGCGCTGTTGTAATCGACGTGGGAATTCACCGTGTAAAGTCAGATAAAACGAAGTCGGGTTGGAAACTGTTGGGCGATGTGAAGTTTGACGAGGTGGCTCCTAAAGCTTCCTTCATAACTCCCGTTCCGGGTGGTGTAGGTCCAATGACAATTGTTTCCTTATTGCAGAATACTTTACTTGCCGCTAAAAAGGCAATTTATAAATAG
- a CDS encoding flavodoxin domain-containing protein — protein MKGVLIYLSKHGTTEKVAQQMQNLLGDEFLLVNLKTTKLPDLSQYDTIVIGGSIHAGSIQKGIQLFCKNNLTLLLQKRLGLFLCCMYEGEVAKQQFNAAFPDSLIAHAKATAITGGEFIFSEMRWIEKVIVRKIVGVKVSKSKINSEAIASFVTSLKN, from the coding sequence ATGAAAGGGGTTCTGATTTATCTGTCGAAGCATGGTACTACCGAAAAGGTGGCCCAACAAATGCAAAATTTGTTGGGTGATGAATTTCTTTTGGTTAATCTAAAGACAACAAAATTACCTGACCTATCCCAATACGATACAATTGTTATTGGTGGGTCCATTCATGCAGGGAGTATTCAAAAGGGAATTCAGCTGTTTTGCAAGAATAATTTAACGCTTTTACTTCAAAAGCGGCTTGGCTTGTTTCTGTGTTGCATGTATGAAGGGGAAGTTGCCAAACAACAATTTAATGCAGCCTTTCCCGATAGTTTGATTGCACATGCTAAAGCAACTGCAATTACCGGTGGCGAATTTATTTTTTCAGAAATGCGTTGGATCGAAAAAGTAATTGTTCGAAAAATTGTAGGGGTGAAGGTGAGTAAATCTAAAATAAATTCTGAAGCAATTGCCTCTTTTGTCACTAGTCTAAAAAATTAG
- a CDS encoding CPBP family intramembrane glutamic endopeptidase, which produces MFLVIPVLYFYELIPVHKAVPLIIVFLYCLFIVFRDKNFDRDIFRIKRDYPWQQILLKGFILLFITSIWVYVFRADVFFHFPLNNFWIWLAVILTYPIWSAYTQEFIYRAFFFHRYKRLFSNPIVMLLINAICFAMAHIIFRNWLALIFTFVGSLIFSFTYLRNKSLNAVFLEHSLYGNILFTNGLGIYFYLPM; this is translated from the coding sequence ATGTTTTTGGTGATTCCAGTCTTGTATTTTTATGAGTTAATACCCGTTCATAAGGCTGTTCCTTTGATTATTGTGTTTCTTTATTGTCTTTTCATCGTTTTTAGGGATAAAAATTTCGATCGGGATATTTTTCGAATTAAGCGTGATTATCCATGGCAGCAAATTTTATTGAAAGGATTCATTTTGTTATTTATAACATCGATCTGGGTTTACGTTTTTCGGGCCGACGTGTTTTTTCATTTTCCCCTTAACAATTTTTGGATTTGGCTTGCGGTAATTCTCACTTATCCCATCTGGTCAGCATACACACAGGAATTTATTTATCGCGCATTCTTTTTTCATCGATATAAACGTCTTTTTTCGAATCCGATAGTGATGCTCTTGATAAATGCTATTTGTTTTGCCATGGCTCATATTATTTTTAGAAATTGGCTGGCTTTGATTTTTACCTTTGTAGGGAGTTTGATTTTTTCCTTTACCTACCTTCGTAACAAATCACTGAATGCAGTTTTTTTAGAGCATTCATTATATGGAAACATCCTTTTTACAAATGGTTTGGGTATTTATTTTTATCTGCCCATGTAA
- a CDS encoding translocation/assembly module TamB domain-containing protein, with protein sequence MKRFIKIAGIVSAGIVILLSILLFLISTGLFNNWISGTVCQIANQQLNAQLTIEQIEGNPLSHLHVKKIQLEQNNSTLIGLEELEIKYNIWKILGKKLEITYLKLNGTSVFLQQDKDDLWNLEKLIPATENSEPKVSSNPFSWKIELADVSATNFEAKIVANDSTKLIPQIVKFDVSLDFKFAVDLMNLNLHQLELSTQKPSLKVNKLQFQASLIDSVFSWTNFELQLPNSKLNSKGSVPFDQLLHSEVSIKASPFDFEDVNEWIPSIHGKADVSLNITKKENKSQIDFSLSQQSQTLKIIGEINDINNLPSYHFLLKADSINGQYWTHRADLKSNIKGEFEMTGKGLDFKENTIHAKAKFADLKYQNYQLDDFILLVDKNKNELNANAKASTIFGNLDSKIHIEKLFESTNYNAELKISNLDLSKLILDENLKSDLNFELQAVGQGFTPGELQTKLHLKSTKSVLFNQPVTNLNANIVIYKNEYQINKIHFEAPYLKAILSGKGNITENNLLHLELKTKNINAPLVALGFQPVDFNGEITGDLSGPFNALDLRSDITIANARLDSLIVQNFKAKLHSRFSGDELFANIDSIGKKQTSADILLKTLYLNAKASADYIAFEKYYLANTDLNFEINKENGSGSMTSSTVLGNLKTRFAIQNLFSIPEYKIESSLKNIDLSMITKNEKFRSDLNFEIVATGKGIQPESLNADLEIHSDESSIFDLPLEKFKAEINYTKGEYQVNGFHIETPFALADLKGKGNWEKDNHLELNIKTTDIQQLNSALGTDELHLVAQLNAEINGSADSLQIASSVNIDELKLDTISINKIAIDANIQFADTTYSGFVNLLVSDSRIQDFSLQELHFRSDFDQQKAVNLFSFFANDSLQGKIISEIEINKNPSISFQEISLNLNNQNWKQGNNSNHIRFRQDSIEINNIEINYQESSLKANGIFALEGTENLHVEIQDLNLKNISDLHFLPYQISGKVNALLDITGTAKKPIVKAIVTINNPEIDSLRFSKFHSEINYEDEKLRFETYLDGYSTQLVNAELELPLHFSLTEKLMLPKEDNPIHAIVKIDQLDINRFNRFIPTKGIEATGLLSAQINVDNTINNPNIAGNIDFANGTFQYKKLGMDYSNIEMRSSLNKNLFKLDSLLIIAGKGKLKLKGSVEMESIMDGELKYIDMNLTGQNFKAFDSEILKAVINTNLSLNGSPENPTFNGKVAILNSTLNTDIFLKEFNRVYDDSNQPLLVTARKNAEKATIHYTVKKDTSKKDPPSIYKNLKGHFDIEIPRNTWVKGKNMNFELAGNLKAIKENEQIDIFGTMSVKRGFYKIYGRRLEFEEGEITLTGGASLNPIVNFKIAYKFRDPDNQLRKLSVNVTGRISKPEVKFFLDDVSIEEKDAISYLIFNKSTNQLDTRENTTMKSSNLDIAKDFAIGQFSNVIKDALQSSLGLDVIEISGKSGWTQGSVSVGKYITNNLFLNYERTFAIDKKDKVIEPEKISMEYQFYRSLFLQATNQSANSGFDFIIKWTWK encoded by the coding sequence ATGAAGCGATTTATAAAAATAGCGGGTATTGTAAGTGCAGGAATAGTAATTCTCCTGTCAATTCTGCTATTTCTCATTTCAACCGGCCTTTTCAACAACTGGATTTCCGGAACTGTTTGCCAAATCGCAAATCAACAATTAAATGCACAACTAACGATAGAACAAATTGAGGGCAATCCTCTCTCCCACCTTCATGTGAAGAAAATTCAATTGGAGCAAAACAATAGCACGCTGATCGGACTTGAAGAACTCGAAATTAAATACAACATTTGGAAAATTTTAGGAAAGAAACTGGAAATTACCTATTTGAAACTAAATGGAACATCAGTTTTCCTGCAACAAGACAAGGATGATTTATGGAACCTTGAAAAACTGATTCCTGCTACAGAAAATTCGGAACCTAAAGTCTCTTCGAATCCATTTTCATGGAAAATAGAATTGGCAGATGTATCTGCGACGAATTTTGAGGCAAAAATCGTGGCGAACGACAGCACCAAATTAATTCCCCAAATTGTAAAATTTGATGTTTCTCTCGATTTCAAATTTGCAGTTGATTTGATGAATCTTAATCTGCATCAACTTGAACTAAGCACACAAAAGCCATCTCTAAAAGTTAATAAGTTACAATTTCAGGCAAGTTTAATTGATTCTGTTTTTAGCTGGACAAATTTTGAACTTCAGCTTCCAAATTCAAAGCTTAACTCAAAAGGCTCGGTTCCTTTCGACCAATTGCTTCATTCTGAAGTTTCAATCAAGGCAAGCCCCTTTGATTTCGAAGATGTAAACGAATGGATACCTTCCATTCACGGCAAGGCCGACGTAAGCTTAAATATCACAAAGAAAGAAAACAAAAGTCAGATAGATTTCTCTCTAAGCCAACAGAGTCAGACTCTTAAAATTATTGGGGAGATTAACGATATAAACAACTTGCCAAGCTATCATTTTTTATTGAAAGCCGATAGCATAAATGGCCAATACTGGACTCATCGAGCTGATCTAAAGTCGAACATTAAGGGCGAATTTGAGATGACTGGAAAAGGACTGGATTTTAAGGAAAATACAATTCACGCCAAAGCTAAGTTTGCCGATTTAAAATACCAGAATTACCAACTTGATGATTTTATTCTGCTTGTTGACAAAAACAAAAATGAACTCAATGCAAATGCTAAGGCAAGCACCATTTTCGGAAACTTAGATTCAAAAATCCATATTGAAAAGCTTTTTGAATCAACCAATTACAATGCAGAACTGAAAATTTCAAATTTGGATTTGAGCAAACTAATCTTAGATGAGAATCTAAAATCAGACCTGAATTTTGAATTGCAAGCCGTTGGACAAGGTTTCACCCCTGGCGAACTGCAAACAAAACTTCATTTAAAATCAACAAAATCAGTACTTTTCAATCAGCCTGTCACAAATTTAAATGCCAACATTGTTATTTATAAAAACGAATATCAAATTAATAAGATCCACTTTGAAGCTCCCTACTTAAAGGCAATACTTTCGGGAAAGGGAAACATTACGGAAAACAATCTTCTTCATTTGGAGCTGAAAACAAAAAATATAAACGCACCGCTTGTTGCACTGGGCTTTCAACCAGTCGATTTTAACGGAGAAATTACAGGCGATTTGTCAGGACCTTTTAATGCTTTGGATCTTAGAAGCGATATTACCATTGCAAATGCCAGACTAGACTCTCTTATTGTGCAAAACTTCAAAGCTAAGCTCCATTCACGCTTTTCGGGGGATGAATTATTTGCAAACATCGATTCTATTGGGAAAAAGCAAACAAGTGCGGATATCCTTTTAAAAACCCTCTATTTAAATGCGAAAGCAAGTGCAGATTATATTGCATTTGAAAAGTATTATCTGGCAAACACAGATTTGAATTTTGAGATAAACAAAGAAAACGGTAGTGGCAGCATGACTTCCTCTACTGTTTTAGGAAATCTAAAAACAAGATTCGCTATTCAAAATCTGTTTTCAATTCCTGAATATAAAATAGAAAGCAGCTTGAAAAACATTGATCTTTCCATGATCACAAAAAACGAAAAGTTCCGTTCCGATTTGAACTTCGAAATAGTAGCAACAGGAAAAGGGATTCAACCCGAATCGCTGAATGCTGATCTGGAAATTCATTCCGATGAATCATCCATTTTTGATTTGCCTCTTGAGAAATTCAAAGCAGAAATAAACTATACGAAAGGAGAATATCAGGTAAACGGATTCCATATAGAAACGCCCTTCGCTTTAGCTGATTTAAAAGGAAAAGGAAACTGGGAAAAGGACAATCACCTTGAATTGAATATCAAAACCACAGATATTCAGCAACTAAACTCGGCTTTAGGAACCGACGAATTGCACCTTGTGGCCCAATTGAATGCTGAGATCAACGGTTCTGCCGATTCACTGCAAATAGCCTCTTCAGTGAATATAGATGAATTAAAACTCGACACAATCAGCATCAACAAAATAGCAATTGATGCGAACATCCAGTTTGCAGACACAACATATTCCGGATTCGTAAACCTTTTAGTGAGCGACTCTCGAATTCAAGACTTTAGTCTTCAAGAACTTCATTTCAGAAGTGATTTTGATCAACAGAAAGCGGTTAATTTGTTTAGCTTTTTTGCTAATGATTCCCTACAGGGTAAAATTATTTCCGAAATAGAAATCAATAAAAACCCAAGCATTTCCTTTCAGGAGATCTCACTAAACTTAAATAACCAAAATTGGAAGCAAGGAAACAATTCCAACCACATCCGTTTCAGGCAAGATTCCATTGAAATAAACAACATAGAAATCAATTATCAGGAAAGTTCATTAAAAGCAAATGGAATATTCGCTTTGGAAGGTACGGAAAACCTGCATGTTGAAATTCAGGATCTCAACCTAAAGAATATTTCGGATCTACATTTTTTGCCCTACCAGATATCCGGAAAAGTGAATGCTTTGCTCGACATTACAGGAACAGCAAAAAAACCAATCGTAAAAGCCATTGTAACAATCAACAATCCTGAAATTGACAGTCTTCGATTTAGCAAATTCCACTCCGAAATAAACTATGAAGACGAAAAGCTTCGTTTTGAAACTTATCTTGACGGTTATTCGACACAATTGGTAAACGCAGAACTTGAACTGCCCTTGCATTTTTCGCTTACCGAAAAGCTAATGCTTCCCAAGGAAGACAACCCCATTCATGCCATTGTTAAAATTGATCAACTGGATATAAATAGATTTAATCGTTTTATTCCAACAAAAGGAATTGAAGCAACAGGCTTGCTAAGCGCACAAATAAATGTTGATAACACCATTAACAATCCCAACATTGCAGGAAATATAGACTTTGCCAATGGAACTTTTCAATATAAAAAATTGGGAATGGACTATAGCAATATCGAAATGCGCAGCAGTCTGAATAAGAATCTTTTTAAGCTTGACAGTCTATTGATTATCGCTGGTAAAGGAAAATTGAAATTGAAAGGATCAGTGGAAATGGAATCCATTATGGACGGAGAATTAAAATACATCGATATGAATCTGACAGGCCAAAATTTCAAGGCTTTCGACTCCGAGATCTTAAAGGCTGTTATCAACACAAATCTAAGCTTGAATGGTTCCCCTGAAAATCCAACATTCAATGGAAAAGTTGCCATTTTAAACTCAACTCTAAACACCGATATATTTCTAAAAGAATTTAATCGTGTTTACGATGATTCTAACCAGCCACTGCTGGTAACGGCCCGAAAAAATGCAGAAAAAGCAACAATTCATTACACGGTTAAAAAGGATACCAGTAAGAAAGATCCTCCTTCAATTTATAAAAACCTAAAGGGCCATTTCGATATCGAGATTCCTAGAAACACTTGGGTAAAGGGTAAAAACATGAATTTTGAACTCGCCGGAAATTTAAAAGCGATCAAAGAAAATGAACAGATAGACATTTTCGGAACCATGAGTGTGAAAAGAGGATTTTATAAAATTTACGGACGAAGACTTGAGTTTGAAGAAGGTGAAATTACCTTAACTGGTGGTGCCTCCCTAAATCCGATTGTCAATTTCAAAATTGCTTACAAATTCCGTGATCCGGATAATCAATTGCGAAAACTAAGCGTAAATGTTACCGGACGAATTTCCAAACCAGAAGTAAAGTTTTTTCTTGACGATGTCTCCATCGAAGAAAAGGATGCTATTTCCTATCTGATATTCAACAAAAGCACCAACCAACTCGATACGCGGGAAAATACGACGATGAAGAGCAGTAACCTTGACATTGCTAAAGATTTTGCGATCGGCCAATTCTCCAATGTAATTAAAGATGCCCTACAATCATCGCTGGGACTGGATGTAATTGAAATATCGGGAAAAAGCGGTTGGACCCAAGGAAGTGTCTCCGTTGGTAAATACATTACAAATAATTTGTTTCTGAACTACGAACGAACCTTTGCCATCGATAAAAAGGATAAAGTTATTGAACCTGAAAAAATATCAATGGAATACCAATTTTATCGCTCATTGTTTTTACAAGCCACCAATCAGAGTGCAAACTCCGGTTTTGATTTCATTATTAAATGGACCTGGAAGTAA
- a CDS encoding BamA/OMP85 family outer membrane protein: MNMVHIRRIFLQILILTGLLLNASAQDNTIVNKIRFTGIDTLQKEILLKQMNTKARPFTGKLTFWKKSTRFSNFTFDEDLLKLKKYYQQNGFLDVSITYDLQPDKRNKKLDLLIHIRKGTPVSLGEINYSLTGTEENMQILESLKAIITLKPGQLFQDDKIIIAENLIREKFNHKGYPFIRVEKSISLNEKLHIAAINFTVTPGNKSYFGEINLTGDSLINKLYILKHVGIKKSEVFSQATIEKTQEELFDMNLFRYVTIRAMLDSVENNAIPIAIHLKELPRWSLKVGAGYGTEDKIRTSILFKRLNFLGGGRTLSIKGQHSYFTPLSIETKFIQPDVWSKNLDLILNPFFSREREESYEVDRLGTSVTLQKELTKKSAAYVSYTFGKDKVDLSTSKTALSIEEADKLSHNKSGVTFGYNLNTTNDLFSPEKGWKYEGTLTFMGIGFNSQFHYYKIMTEVAYFHSLGNNVVLAGKVKNGIIEPTQGDSQTPIEDRFLMGGALSLRGWGRNQISPENELGSKLGGNSMMETSAEIRFPLYGIFSGTAFMDLGNSWLNSWEFKLNKLNYDAGLGLRVKTPVGPIRIDVASPLFEGKFRTQFFITIGHAF, translated from the coding sequence ATGAATATGGTGCATATTAGAAGGATTTTTCTGCAGATTTTAATTTTAACGGGGCTTCTGCTGAATGCATCTGCACAGGATAATACAATAGTTAACAAAATAAGGTTTACAGGAATTGATACGCTGCAAAAGGAAATCCTTTTGAAGCAGATGAATACCAAAGCCAGACCTTTTACCGGGAAATTAACCTTTTGGAAAAAAAGCACCCGTTTTTCCAATTTCACATTTGATGAAGACCTACTTAAACTGAAAAAATATTATCAGCAGAATGGTTTTTTAGATGTATCTATTACCTACGATCTTCAACCTGATAAAAGAAACAAAAAACTTGACCTTCTCATTCACATCCGGAAAGGAACTCCTGTTTCCCTTGGTGAAATTAATTATTCTCTGACAGGAACTGAAGAAAACATGCAGATTTTAGAGTCCTTAAAAGCGATTATCACCCTTAAACCCGGACAGCTGTTTCAAGATGACAAAATCATTATTGCAGAAAATTTAATTCGTGAAAAATTCAACCACAAAGGATATCCTTTCATAAGGGTGGAAAAAAGCATCAGCCTAAATGAAAAACTGCATATTGCTGCTATTAATTTCACAGTAACGCCAGGAAACAAAAGCTATTTTGGCGAAATTAATTTAACGGGTGATTCATTAATCAATAAATTATATATCCTTAAACATGTTGGCATTAAAAAAAGTGAAGTGTTTTCGCAAGCAACAATAGAAAAGACCCAAGAAGAATTGTTCGACATGAATCTTTTTAGGTATGTAACCATTCGGGCAATGTTGGATAGTGTCGAAAATAATGCAATACCTATTGCCATTCATTTGAAAGAGTTGCCACGCTGGTCCTTAAAAGTTGGTGCCGGCTATGGTACTGAAGATAAAATCAGGACTTCCATATTATTCAAACGCTTGAATTTTCTGGGTGGCGGGCGAACTTTATCGATCAAAGGACAACACTCCTACTTTACTCCACTTAGCATAGAAACCAAATTCATACAACCCGATGTATGGAGTAAAAACCTGGATCTTATTTTAAATCCGTTCTTTTCGCGCGAAAGAGAAGAAAGTTATGAGGTAGACAGATTGGGTACTTCTGTTACCTTGCAAAAGGAGCTAACAAAAAAATCAGCGGCCTATGTATCTTACACTTTTGGTAAGGATAAAGTGGATTTATCAACCAGTAAAACCGCTTTGTCGATTGAAGAGGCCGACAAACTGAGTCACAATAAATCAGGGGTGACATTTGGCTACAACCTGAACACCACCAACGATCTTTTTTCGCCCGAAAAAGGATGGAAATACGAGGGAACACTAACCTTCATGGGTATTGGCTTTAATTCTCAATTTCATTACTACAAAATTATGACAGAAGTAGCGTATTTCCATTCTCTTGGAAATAATGTTGTTTTGGCCGGAAAAGTAAAAAATGGAATTATAGAACCAACACAAGGTGATTCGCAAACTCCAATTGAAGACCGTTTTTTAATGGGAGGCGCATTATCCTTGCGTGGTTGGGGACGTAATCAAATCTCACCAGAAAACGAATTAGGAAGCAAATTGGGCGGAAACAGCATGATGGAAACCAGTGCGGAAATAAGATTTCCCTTATATGGGATATTTTCAGGAACTGCTTTCATGGATCTTGGTAATTCATGGCTAAATTCATGGGAGTTCAAACTAAACAAGCTAAATTATGATGCAGGCTTGGGCTTACGGGTAAAAACCCCGGTTGGTCCTATTCGTATAGATGTTGCAAGCCCACTATTCGAGGGGAAATTTAGAACCCAATTCTTTATCACCATTGGACATGCATTTTAA
- a CDS encoding CIA30 family protein, which produces MTLVEFNSTSSISDWFVVDDIIMGGRSDSGFYLNPEGNAVFKGFVSLENNGGFSMIKHPIENMEVGQYSKVVLKLKGDGKRYQFRLKSNAREQHSYVSYFLTSGDWQIIEIPLSELYPTFRGQKLQIENYPNKVLGEIAILIGNKKAESFQLEIKWIVLK; this is translated from the coding sequence ATGACATTGGTAGAATTTAATTCAACGAGTAGTATTTCCGACTGGTTCGTAGTAGACGACATAATCATGGGTGGCAGATCTGATTCTGGTTTTTATTTGAATCCGGAAGGGAATGCCGTTTTCAAAGGCTTTGTTTCGCTTGAAAACAATGGCGGTTTTTCCATGATAAAACATCCAATTGAGAATATGGAAGTTGGTCAATATAGTAAAGTGGTTTTGAAACTAAAAGGTGATGGAAAAAGATACCAATTCAGACTTAAATCGAATGCCCGCGAGCAACACTCCTACGTTTCATATTTCTTAACATCGGGCGACTGGCAAATTATTGAGATTCCTTTATCGGAACTATATCCCACCTTTCGTGGACAAAAACTTCAAATAGAAAACTATCCAAACAAAGTTTTGGGAGAGATTGCAATACTTATTGGTAATAAAAAGGCAGAAAGCTTTCAATTGGAGATCAAATGGATTGTTTTAAAATAA
- a CDS encoding dihydrofolate reductase family protein, with product MRKIKLYIAMSLNGKIARKGGEVDWLEAIPNPAQSDYGYEEFYKSIDATIMGKKTYNQIMSWGIDFPYTGKKNYVFTSNTELKNTEHVNFVSENHLDLINKIKKEEGKNIWLIGGGNLNSVLIEENLIDEMIVFVMPIVLPNGISLFDTFLTDKSIQLKSTKSYSSGVVQLVYSLKS from the coding sequence ATGAGAAAGATAAAATTATATATCGCCATGAGTTTGAATGGTAAAATAGCGAGAAAAGGTGGAGAGGTAGATTGGCTTGAGGCTATTCCAAATCCTGCACAATCAGATTATGGATATGAAGAATTTTACAAATCGATTGATGCTACGATCATGGGAAAAAAAACCTATAATCAAATCATGAGCTGGGGAATTGACTTTCCATACACGGGAAAGAAAAATTATGTTTTCACAAGCAATACAGAATTAAAAAACACAGAGCATGTTAATTTCGTAAGTGAGAATCATCTTGATCTAATTAACAAGATCAAAAAAGAGGAAGGAAAAAACATTTGGTTAATAGGTGGAGGTAACTTGAACAGTGTTCTCATTGAAGAAAATCTAATTGATGAAATGATCGTTTTTGTAATGCCTATCGTATTGCCGAATGGCATATCTCTGTTTGATACCTTTCTTACCGACAAAAGCATTCAGCTTAAGTCAACCAAGTCTTATTCGTCGGGTGTAGTCCAATTGGTTTATTCTTTAAAGAGCTAA